Proteins found in one Salvelinus alpinus chromosome 11, SLU_Salpinus.1, whole genome shotgun sequence genomic segment:
- the LOC139533973 gene encoding transcription factor Spi-C-like: protein MISLDNDINQHFQDAIDVIQRHSDDPYCDTEYKYFEPPTRSSIMCCYPITPPSDVPGPYDWNEQTSWPHVVPYDSLGPSVTVEYPQFYSIAPPPRNGKGRKKLRLYEYLHEALGDPNMADSIQWTDRGSSTFHFISKNKEKLAECWGKRKGNRKTMTYQKMARALRNYSRTGEIVKVRRKLTYQFNPSIIQRLGGISHVIPPAGHPEAGHPGREVLLHQQHAPVEQAYYGSATAPDWHSWYGHYSLQGDCDLATSFTSSTVTKV, encoded by the exons ATG ATCTCCCTGGATAATGACATCAACCAGCACTTCCAGGATGCAATTGATGTGATTCAACGGCACTCTGATGATCCGTATTGTGATACAG AATATAAGTACTTTGAGCCTCCAACGCGATCGAGCATAATGTGCTGCTACCCCATCACCCCCCCTTCTGATGTGCCAGGTCCATATGACTGGAATGAGCAGACG TCATGGCCTCATGTTGTTCCTTACGACTCACTGGGTCCATCTGTAACTGTGGAGTACCCTCAGTTCTACTCCATCGCACCGCCACCGAGGAACGGCAAAG GTCGCAAGAAGCTGCGTCTTTATGAGTACCTGCATGAGGCTCTGGGCGATCCCAACATGGCTGATTCCATCCAGTGGACGGACCGTGGCAGCAGCACCTTCCACTTCATCTCCAAGAACAAAGAGAAGTTGGCCGAGTGCTGGGGCAAGCGCAAGGGCAACCGCAAGACCATGACCTATCAGAAGATGGCACGGGCGCTGCGCAACTACAGCCGAACGGGCGAGATCGTAAAGGTGCGCCGCAAACTCACCTACCAGTTCAACCCGTCGATCATCCAGAGGCTTGGGGGCATCAGTCACGTCATTCCCCCCGCCGGGCACCCCGAGGCTGGCCACCCTGGGCGGGAGGTGCTCCTCCACCAGCAGCATGCCCCAGTAGAACAGGCTTACTATGGCTCTGCCACTGCACCTGACTGGCACAGCTGGTATGGACATTACTCCCTCCAGGGAGACTGTGATCTTGCCACAAGCTTCACTTCATCCACAGTCACCAAGGTATGA